The genomic interval taacaaaattgCCATCCAAAATATTTACAGCGTTGGTAGGAGGTGACTGAATCGTTTTTTTCCTTTAACAAATCACAGCGCAGTTTAAATTACCACTTGCCATGATCGACATGTGGAATGTTTTTCAGATGATGATTTTCGGTTGATCGAGTTGTAGTTCAAATTTTAGTGATTTTTATCAACCAAAATCGAATGTGGATCCATGTTTGCATAAATTATATACGCTGTTAAAGGCGGGTTTTAATCAGTTTAAGTAATTGCCTCATTATATCCAAATATGGAAACTCCATAAGCATTATGAGCAGATTTTGTTTGTTCATATCgatagtattttatttaagacaagcGACCAATTGCTATTACCGGACCACGCATAAATAGAATACATAAATATTCATGACAAATGGTTAAAGCCCGGGTCAATGCTGGGGATTTGAATCAGCGTGAAAATGCTGGGGATTTGAATCAGCGCGAAGTCATGTCAAACCGCACACTTAACCATCAATATTATCACTGCAAAGGGAAAGTACACAACTGACATGGCACCAAATATGTACAAAAAACTTTTAAGTTACGATTGGATCGGATGTTTTAAAAGAACAAAGAAATGATCAATTAATTCTTAACATCGAGAACATTTGAAAGATATCAGAAAAAATGAatacagttattgaaataaaGTAAAGCACGTTAATTCTTCTTCCAACGCTCTATTGTAAAAACTCGTAAATTACTAGTAAGcaattttagctcgacttttcaaagaaaaaaaggAAAGCCATTTCTTATCGTCGGACGTCGTCGTCAGTGTCTTGATTTCAAGATAGTTTTATTGATTGTCTTGATTTCAAGAgcttttttttcaactgaaagcCTGTTTTTGTAAAGACCGAAGATTTTGTATACCAGTGAAAGTCTTAGAATCTAAGATGAACATGCCTGTGTCTCAAAcgcttttttaaatacatgttcaaGGCGATTACACATATGTGCTCATTTTTTAACGATACTTTGAATTCAATAATATTGTTTCCCACAAAATTGTGCTTTGAACGGCGAGTTTCCTCCTGCTGGTAAAGCTAATTGAGTTTGACTTTGTATATATTTGGTGAATTTTTCTGGTGTAGTTATTGGAATGACCGTGTATCTTCCGACAATATAAATTTTCAATACTGCACGTGTCTGCAACGATGTTTATTAAAAGTCGCAAATATAATCTCAATGCATCTTTCAAAATAGTATAATATACTGAATCCAGAGTCCATAGAATagtgtacatgtacttaaattcgTTCCGCTTTTCGCGAGATGCGCTAGCTGCACACATAGACCGGCAAGTCCAAATATAACCACGTAAACAACTGTTCTTGCCAAAACATCGAACTAAAACAGGTTTGATCTGttcataaatattattgtttatttgaaagTATCTATGACGTTATGCAAATGATTCGATCCTCGTTTGATTCGTTCGTCATAAAATTATCCGGCCATGGCGAACTGCGTTATATAACTTGCGGATTAAAGCCTCGACTTTACTACAAGTAGTGGGCCGTTCTATTTAAAAGAAGCATtacatgcatttatatgtatgttcAAAACTTTAGCCAATCATATATTATAGTGCTGTTGCTTTTCCTTGCGATGGATTTTGTTCGGGAAAACTAGGTATTCGTATTTGTATACGAGTTTGTAAGGGAACTTGAAtataatttcaagaaaagtcGCAATCAGGTTAATCGTTAGATATTCTGCACGCATCCAAACAGATATACTCACTTTTATTAAACTCTCCTTTTTAACTTCAGAAGAAATTAACGGcaatcttaaaataataaaataaatatgttaaaccacCGTTTATCGCACCATTATTAGTATTTAGAAACATGAAATGTCAAACTTGAGGATTTCACTACATTATGTTCGTCGCGCACTCTTAAATGTATAATGGTATCTTAACTGTTTTGAATAAAGCCTTGTGAATCTTTTCTACTGATAACTCATGTAAGCTCTTGTTTTAACTATAATATCACCTTACAATTGCGTGCAAGAAAGTTTCAATCGTTCGATACCCACGAGTTATTTTTCCGGTACTCTCAGTGCACCATTTGATGGACAGAGAGAAGCGTAATGGGTCGAATGCAGGTACCGTATATCCGGCGACACAATGTTTCATTTGTTGCAGTTCCGGTCCACTATGGCCTGCACTACGGGTCCTCCAGCCATTGAGAATGGCTACGTGTCATTTTCCTCCCTTCACAACGTCACAGAAAACACCCCCAATGTCTGGAAACAATGGACGACGTTAACGTACAAATGCTTCCGGTTCTACGCGCTCGTTGACTCTGCCACTCAGACCTGCAGCGCCGGAAAATGGGGTGATACGGTCCCTCGGTGTGAATATAGCAGAACAACGAAAAGTTCGTGAACATTTCTTTTATAGTTCAATGACATTTTCGTAAAATGTACCTTAGAGCTTTATTAAACATTCCACCGATGATTTTGTAttcttttcaaacattttaacCGTGTTAAACGATTAAGGAGAAGTATGATCGAattatataacaatatgtattgatatgttttacaaattattGGACAAAATTATATGGACGTTTCCAAATTGTTGGAGCGTGTTATAGCATTCTTAAACGTCTTTCATCCGCTCTATAGCAATAAACCCGAATAGTATGCCAACTATAAATCTAAAAAAACCTGATATTTCCTTAACTGACTGTCATTGCAGTTGTTTTCTGGGTGGTGATTGCACTCATCATCCTcttactgctgctgttgttgctgctgctgctattccTGTGCTGCTATTTCTGTAGATGCTGCAAATCATGGTAGGTGAGATAACTACTATGTATAATGAAATTTACATGTTAACAAGAAAATTCGCCCTGAACTCTGTACCGGATAAAACTTATATGACGACGAAAATTGTGAATGCGTTCACGTGATGTAAACATACGAGTAGACGACCATTGTTTTCAGCGTGATAACGATTTCTATAATATGATAACAAATACAacttttttccatttattttagTTGTGGAAAGAGAAGACATCGAAGGCAAAGAAGTGAGAACGACGTGGAGAGAAGTGAGAACGACGTGGAGAGAGGCGGGAGCCGACGTAGATCTCGAAGCGCCTCGCCTAGAAGCAAACACTACAAATCCAATGATGACGGTAAATCGTCCGGGACTGGTTGCTGTGCATGCTGTTTTATGCATTCTCGAAAGACGCACCCGGAAACACGCCAGAAAGAGACATCGCCTGATGGCATTACGAGGCGGGATGAAGAACGGCGTGAGACACACACGGCGTCTGAGAGTCATGGGAACAGAACGGACGACGAGGACTGCTGTAGAGGTTGTTGTTGGACAACTCGGGGAAAGAGGAGTAGAGGAAAACAAGATGTTATCATTTACAAACAATACGAACATGGTAACCATGCGTATCAATATGAGCAGTATCCCGTTCGTGATTACGCTGGTGTGAGCAACAAAGACTTCCTAGTTCGAAAAGGGTTCGACTCACAAGAAAACAAGCGTGACGAATCGCCTCGGAGAAAGTCGTCGCGAGATTCATCTTCGGTTGGTACTGATGATGAGGACGAACAAAATAAGAAGACGGGATGTTGCGCTGGACTTTGTATGTCAACCAAAGGAACACGACGACGCCGGAGAGACGACGTGATTCACAACCAACGCTATGAACATGGCGCCTTTGCGTTTCATAACAAAAATTATGAAGTAAAGGATTATGCCGGCGTTAGTAAACGTGACGAGCCATCGCGCAAAGGTAAAACAGATCGAGTTCGTTCCGAGTCACCGAAACAAAGTAGAAGTAAAGAAGCGGAAGACGTTAATAGtaaagatgatgatgacgacgaagCGAATCCTGGTTGTTGTGCGTGTTGCTGTGGAACCACAAAAGGAAGGCGGAAACCTGTAAATAAAGTAGAGCAAACTCAGCATGTGTATACTCAGCAACCTGAATTATACGACAATTCTTTTGGCATTTATAAAGGAAATCAGCCCTCTAAATCTGAATTAAAGGATACAAAACGCAAGGCACTAGCCTCAAAACCAGAAATCAGTAAAGATAAAACAAAAGAATATCCCAAGGAAAAAGATTCAAAGCAAAAAGCTACGGCTAAGAAGGTCGAAACGCTGCAGACAAGATACGCTACACCCGTTGATGCAAATGAGAAAGAATACCAAGAAGAATTGGACAGAATGGAAAAAGAAAACGTGGAAAGAGCTGAACGCGAAAACGAACTACGCAGAAAAGAAAAAGAGGAGCGCGATAGAAAACGTTTGGAAGATGAGCAGAAACgaataaaagaagaagaaaacgAACAACTAAAGAAGGAAGAAGACGAACAAAGACGAAGGGCAAAAGAGAGGGAAATTCAGCACCAACAGCAATTGGAACTTGCTAGATTACAGAATGAACGTGACCAAACCAATAAAGAACATGAATTTCACGAGAGAGAAAAGCAACGGATGGCACAAGTAGAAAAGGCGAGAGAAAGAGAAGAAGAGAAGCGAAAAGAGAAAGAAAATCAGGAGCGCGAGAAAGAATtacaaagaaagaaaaacatCGAAAAGGAGAGACAGGAGCACGAAGAGCGATTACGACGTCTAGAGGAGAAAGAAAAGGAACGT from Dreissena polymorpha isolate Duluth1 chromosome 1, UMN_Dpol_1.0, whole genome shotgun sequence carries:
- the LOC127870358 gene encoding trichohyalin-like — protein: MGCGKRRHRRQRSENDVERSENDVERGGSRRRSRSASPRSKHYKSNDDGKSSGTGCCACCFMHSRKTHPETRQKETSPDGITRRDEERRETHTASESHGNRTDDEDCCRGCCWTTRGKRSRGKQDVIIYKQYEHGNHAYQYEQYPVRDYAGVSNKDFLVRKGFDSQENKRDESPRRKSSRDSSSVGTDDEDEQNKKTGCCAGLCMSTKGTRRRRRDDVIHNQRYEHGAFAFHNKNYEVKDYAGVSKRDEPSRKGKTDRVRSESPKQSRSKEAEDVNSKDDDDDEANPGCCACCCGTTKGRRKPVNKVEQTQHVYTQQPELYDNSFGIYKGNQPSKSELKDTKRKALASKPEISKDKTKEYPKEKDSKQKATAKKVETLQTRYATPVDANEKEYQEELDRMEKENVERAERENELRRKEKEERDRKRLEDEQKRIKEEENEQLKKEEDEQRRRAKEREIQHQQQLELARLQNERDQTNKEHEFHEREKQRMAQVEKAREREEEKRKEKENQEREKELQRKKNIEKERQEHEERLRRLEEKEKEREQYRQRQLQLAQERADERKREREDRERQRQQRLADLHENKDDKPDKVELDDDGYFDVGSPQRSPNTNDRRKEKPKRKVPPPRYLHNSNDKYLKGVNEDKIGHRGVHNPTLYVPPKKVKPVNFWRPFKNAVRFVNQSTL